The nucleotide window AATTATTGGCCAAAGACTCCAATCATCCTGGATCTTTAGGCATCGCAATAAGTGATGCAGTAGAATATGCTCATAAAAACGGTGGAAAATACGTTGTAGGTAGTGTGGTAAATTCAGATATAATGTTTAAAACGATTGCCGGAATGGAGGCTAAGAAGCAAATGGAACTGATTGGTGAAGATCCAGATTACATTATAGGAGTAGTAGGAGGGGGATCAAATTACGCAGCATTAGCTTATCCATTCTTAGGAGATGAGCTGAGGAGTGGAAAGGTTAGGAGGAAGTATATTGCCTCTGGATCCTCAGAAGTTCCAAAAATGACTAAGGGTGTTTATAAATACGATTATCCAGACACTGCGAAATTGTTGCCAATGCTAAAAATGTACACAATAGGGTCGGACTTCGTACCACCTCCAGTTTATGCAGGTGGGCTAAGATATCATGGAGTAGCCCCAACTCTCAGTCTATTAATTAGCAAGGGAATTGTACAAGCAAGAGATTACTCTCAAGAGGAGTCGTTCAAATGGGCTAAATTATTCTCAGAACTGGAGGGATATATACCAGCTCCAGAGACTTCTCACGCATTGCCAATATTGGCTGAAATAGCTGAAGAGGCTAAGAAGAGCGGAGAAAGGAAGACAGTACTGGTTAGCTTCTCTGGGCATGGACTACTAGATTTGGGCAACTACGCCTCAGTGTTATTTAAGGAGTAGAAAATGAGGACTTTAGTAGGAAGTATACTCTTAACAATTTCCCAATGGTACGCCTTCTTTTTATTTTCCCAGCTCTCTTTCATAGAATTTAACGTTATAATTGGCTCAATAATTTTCGTTCTGGGTTTTATAGCAAGAATGTTAGGAAGCATAATAT belongs to Saccharolobus solfataricus and includes:
- a CDS encoding TrpB-like pyridoxal phosphate-dependent enzyme encodes the protein MAMRIRIDLPQDEIPAQWYNILPDLPEELPPPQDPTGKSLELLKEVLPSKVLELEFAKERYVKIPDEVLERYLQVGRPTPIIRAKRLEEYLGNNIKIYLKMESYTYTGSHKINSALAHVYYAKLDNAKFVTTETGAGQWGSSVALASALFRMKAHIFMVRTSYYAKPYRKYMMQMYGAEVHPSPSDLTEFGRQLLAKDSNHPGSLGIAISDAVEYAHKNGGKYVVGSVVNSDIMFKTIAGMEAKKQMELIGEDPDYIIGVVGGGSNYAALAYPFLGDELRSGKVRRKYIASGSSEVPKMTKGVYKYDYPDTAKLLPMLKMYTIGSDFVPPPVYAGGLRYHGVAPTLSLLISKGIVQARDYSQEESFKWAKLFSELEGYIPAPETSHALPILAEIAEEAKKSGERKTVLVSFSGHGLLDLGNYASVLFKE